A genomic stretch from Heliangelus exortis chromosome 23, bHelExo1.hap1, whole genome shotgun sequence includes:
- the PPCS gene encoding phosphopantothenate--cysteine ligase: MAAAGAEERVRAWAAGQAARGRRVALVTSGGTQVPLEARAVRFLENFSSGRRGAASAERLAAAGYGVCFLHRARSAFPWARVLPPAGPALLDAFRLDPGPPPAVTADPAALPALLPALRQYRRAAEEGLLLSIEFTGLEEYLELLRAAARALAPFGSSVMFYLAAAVSDFYIPASEMPEHKIQSSEGPLQITMRMVPKMLSPLVKEWAPEAFVISFKLETDPLILMDKSRQALEKYRHQVVVANVLESRRNSVIIVTRDSQTPLALSEEEIAQGMEIEEKIVSYLQGLHAAFIEKKF, encoded by the exons ATGGCGGCGGCCGGGGCTGAGGAGCGCGTGCGGGCCTGGGCTGCGGGGCAGGCGGCGCGCGGGCGGCGCGTGGCGCTGGTGACGTCAGGGGGGACCCAGGTGCCGCTGGAGGCGCGCGCCGTGCGCTTCCTGGAGAACTTCAGCAGCGGGAGGCGCGGAGCCGCCTCAGCCGAGCGCCTGGCGGCGGCGGGATACGGGGTCTGCTTCCTGCACAGAGCCCGATCCGCCTTCCCCTGGGCGCGGGTCCTGCCCCCCGCCGGGCCCGCGCTGCTCGACGCGTTCCGCCTCGACCCCGGCCCCCCGCCCGCCGTCACCGCCGATCCCGCCGCTCTCCCCGCCCTCCTGCCCGCCCTCCGGCAGTACCGGCGCGCTGCGGAGGaggggctgctgctctccatcGAGTTCACCGGGCTGGAGGAAtacctggagctgctgagggctgCTGCCCGCGCACTGGCGCCTTTCG GTTCCAGTGTCATGTTttacctggctgctgctgtctcagATTTCTACATCCCTGCCTCTGAGATGCCTGAGCACAAGATCCAGTCCTCAGAGGGACCCCTGCAG ATCACCATGAGGATGGTGCCCAAAATGCTTTCTCCTCTGGTCAAAGAGTGGGCCCCGGAGGCCTTTGTCATTTCCTTCAAACTGGAAACAGATCCCTTGATCCTGATGGATAAATCCCGACAGGCACTGGAGAAATACAGGCACCAGGTGGTGGTGGCAAATGTCCTGGAGTCCAGGAGAAACTCTGTCATCATTGTCACCAGAGACTCACAGACTCCCTTAGCACTTTCTGAAGAGGAAATAGCTCAAGGCAtggaaatagaggaaaaaatagtgAGTTACCTTCAGGGCCTGCATGCTGCCTTTATAGAGAAGAAATtttga